Proteins encoded in a region of the Panicum hallii strain FIL2 chromosome 3, PHallii_v3.1, whole genome shotgun sequence genome:
- the LOC112885738 gene encoding UPF0481 protein At3g47200-like encodes MAPHPTPSYIPSAVQLVPKQTHQQRRARPDEMATRRRGSRVEESAWVAEVEAAVVDGGASEEESARWRRHCIYHVPACIKDLNPKAYRPQVVSLGPYHHGEPQLRPLDAHKRRALVHFLRRARRPLAEFAAAVAGGAAEEYERLEGAYEGLGGEWRGAAGEERFVELMVTDGCFLLEVMRAASGWEVNDYAAEDPVFSPHGLLYTVPYIRRDMIMIENQLPLLVLDRLLAVETGKDGNEELINRMVLLFLSPTAWPLTTGVGLALHPLDVLRRSLLYGPSPAPRAPPPRDSSPAPPDDIIRSAEELYEAGVRFKRSATGSLLDIRFHRGTLYLPPIAVDDTTEYMLLNLMAFERLHAGAGNDVTAYVFFMDNMVDTARDVALLTARRVVHNAVGSDKAVARLLNGLSRDVVLEPQSALDGVHREVNAYCRKPWNRWRSNLVRTYFRSPWSFLSLAAAVFLLVMTVLQTVYTVVPYYKDNS; translated from the exons ATGGCACCTCATCCTACTCCTTCATATATACCGTCAGCTGTGCAGCTCGTGCCGAAGCAGACTCATCAGCAGCGGAGAGCGAGGCCGGACGAAATGGCGACACGCCGGCGTGGCAGCAGGGTCGAGGAGAGCGCGTGGGTCGCGGAGGTGGAGGCCGCGGTGGTTGACGGCGGCGCGTCAGAGGAGGAGTcggcgcggtggcggcggcattGCATCTACCACGTGCCCGCGTGCATCAAGGACCTGAACCCGAAGGCATACCGGCCGCAGGTGGTGTCCCTGGGCCCGTACCACCACGGCGAGCCCCAGCTGCGCCCCTTGGACGCGCACAAGCGCCGCGCCCTGGTCCACttcctccgccgcgcgcgccggccgCTGGCGGAGTTCGCGGCCGCGGTCgctggcggggcggcggaggagtacGAGCGGCTGGAGGGCGCGTACGAGGGGCTCGGAGGCGAGTggcgcggcgccgccggcgaggagcGGTTCGTGGAGCTCATGGTCACCGACGGGTGCTTCCTGCTGGAGGTGATGCGGGCGGCGTCCGGCTGGGAGGTGAACGACTACGCCGCCGAGGACCCCGTCTTCAGCCCCCACGGCCTGCTCTACACTGTGCCCTACATCCGCCGCGACATGATCATGATCGAGAACCAGCTCCCGCTGCTCGTCctcgaccgcctcctcgccgtcgaGACCGGCAAGGACGGG AACGAGGAGCTGATCAACCGGATGGTGCTGCTGTTCCTGTCGCCGACGGCGTGGCCGCTGACAACCGGCGTCGGGCTGGCGCTCCACCCGCTGGACGTCCTCCGCCGGAGCCTCCTCTACGGCCCGtcccccgccccgcgcgcgccgccgccgcgggactcctcgccggcgccgcccgacgACATCATCCGGTCGGCGGAGGAGCTGTACGAGGCCGGGGTCCGGTTCAAGCGCAGCGCGACGGGCAGCCTCCTGGACATCCGCTTCCACCGGGGCACGCTCTACCTCCCGCCCATCGCCGTCGACGACACCACCGAGTACATGCTGCTGAACCTGATGGCGTTCGAGCGGCTGCACGCCGGCGCCGGGAACGACGTCACGGCGTACGTGTTCTTCATGGACAACATGGTGGACACGGCGCGGGACGTGGCGCTGctgacggcgcggcgggtggtGCACAACGCGGTGGGCAGCGACAAGGCGGTGGCGAGGCTGCTCAACGGGCTGTCCAGGGACGTGGTGCTGGAGCCGCAGAGCGCGCTGGACGGCGTGCACCGGGAGGTGAACGCCTACTGCCGGAAGCCATGGAACCGGTGGCGCTCCAACCTCGTGCGCACCTACTTCCGGAGCCCGTGGTCGTtcctctccctcgccgccgctgtCTTCCTACTCGTCATGACCGTCTTGCAGACCGTCTACACCGTCGTGCCATACTACAAGGACAACAGCTAG